One genomic window of Arachis hypogaea cultivar Tifrunner chromosome 8, arahy.Tifrunner.gnm2.J5K5, whole genome shotgun sequence includes the following:
- the LOC112707238 gene encoding homeobox-leucine zipper protein ROC2: protein MDCENDCSRNINVTELPTITRWNHSSANAPPRDQESSHPIFSNRGMDNSKISSGGCGRFNGDIYCSSINSLPVHESDPSFPNRGTNNMDGFNGASYDLHSFSANAPLPRQESDPIFPTGGMMNSNMCGGGGFNRASDLLLVVSMYAEPTKSEIIALAESAMDELSKIALEGQPLWVPQKDKKFETLNDIEYLRQFGEVQEIESMKEIMKLVEVGQEESSSSQYLLPTVDSFRRELVPLSLSGVPKEALQTEASRDMGYLEISSTKLLHLLMDVNQWSKAFDNIVTRAAVLGTLSNGAEESYDGKVQVMFAEYHLPTPFVPSRECYFARYCKQLPYEMWGVVDVSLEKHFPSLATNFRRRPSGCLIRPMPDGFSKVIWVEHVEADHSQLSNHFRPLVTTGLGFGATRWINSIVKHTESSKIMEAKSAPIYVDYGVIIPQAGRTSFLNLADRLVRTFCGDINASMTNQWMPLISSESDSSDVRVMIRNNIEDPGKPIATTVVFSTCLWLKVSPSRLFNFLRHEDSRNKWDILSRNLTIREFAYMNKGTNPGNRVSLMRAMKSEDKIEIFYIQESYIDTTGSYIVYAPLDEFALSSLANGANPNKVMVLPSGFSILPCGFPSDYIDEKGEGGSILTIAFHTIESHNIKQFFSLESVIVMKNIISDTVTSIKDAVLYNNYTNNWQYN from the exons atGGATTGTGAGAATGATTGTTCACGGAACATCAATGTAACTGAACTTCCAACAATAACACGGTGGAATCATTCTTCAGCAAATGCTCCTCCTCGTGATCAAGAATCATCACATCCAATCTTTTCGAACAGAGGCATGGATAACAGCAAAATTTCCTCCGGCGGCTGTGGCAGATTTAATGGAGACATTTATTGTTCTTCAATAAATTCTCTTCCCGTTCATGAATCAGATCCAAGTTTCCCAAACAGAGGCACGAACAACATGGATGGATTCAATGGAGCAAGTTATGACCTTCATTCTTTTTCAGCAAATGCTCCTCTTCCTCGTCAAGAATCAGATCCAATTTTCCCAACGGGAGGCATGATGAACAGCAACATGTGTGGCGGCGGCGGATTCAACCGAGCAAGTGACCTTCTCTTGGTGGTGTCAATGTACGCAGAGCCAACAAAGTCAGAAATCATAGCCCTTGCTGAGTCCGCGATGGATGAATTGTCGAAAATAGCCCTGGAAGGGCAGCCTTTGTGGGTCCCACAGAAGGACAAGAAGTTCGAAACGCTTAACGATATCGAGTACTTGAGGCAGTTCGGTGAGGTTCAAGAAATTGAATCGATGAAGGAGATTATGAAGCTTGTTGAGGTTGGACAAGAAGAGTCTTCTTCTTCCCAGTACTTGTTGCCAACCGTTGACTCGTTTCGAAGGGAGCTTGTTCCGTTATCTCTCAGTGGAGTTCCCAAGGAAGCTCTTCAAACTGAAGCTTCACGTGATATGGGGTACCTTGAGATCAGTTCCACCAAACTGCTTCACTTGCTTATGGATGTG AATCAATGGTCCAAAGCATTCGACAATATTGTCACCAGGGCAGCGGTGCTAGGAACCTTATCAAATGGAGCGGAAGAAAGTTATGATGGGAAAGTGCAAGTG ATGTTCGCGGAATATCATTTGCCTACACCATTTGTGCCATCAAGGGAGTGCTATTTTGCAAGGTACTGCAAGCAATTACCTTATGAAATGTGGGGTGTTGTTGATGTGTCCCTTGAGAAGCATTTTCCATCTCTAGCAACCAATTTCCGAAGAAGACCATCAGGCTGCTTGATTAGGCCAATGCCAGacggattttctaag GTTATATGGGTGGAGCATGTGGAAGCAGACCATAGCCAACTGAGTAACCATTTCCGGCCACTAGTAACAACGGGTTTGGGTTTTGGTGCAACTCGTTGGATTAATTCTATAGTTAAGCACACTGAATCATCTAAAATTATGGAGGCTAAATCAGCTCCAATTTATGTGGATTATGGAG TTATAATACCACAAGCTGGAAGGACAAGTTTCCTTAACCTGGCAGACAGACTTGTGAGAACCTTTTGTGGTGATATCAATGCTTCAATGACGAATCAATGGATGCCATTAATATCTTCAGAATCTGATTCTTCAGATGTGAGGGTGATGATCAGGAATAACATTGAGGATCCTGGGAAACCTATTGCTACAACTGTGGTGTTTAGCACTTGTCTTTGGCTTAAAGTCTCACCATCACGGTTGTTCAATTTCTTGCGTCACGAGGATTCAAGAAACAAG TGGGATATACTTTCACGTAATCTTACAATTCGGGAATTTGCATATATGAACAAAGGCACAAATCCAGGGAATCGTGTTTCTTTAATGCGAGCAATG AAATCTGAAGACAAGATTGAGATCTTTTACATTCAAGAGAGCTACATAGACACAACAGGGTCCTATATTGTTTATGCTCCACTAGACGAATTTGCTTTGTCATCTCTTGCAAATGGAGCAAACCCTAACAAGGTAATGGTCCTTCCATCAGGATTTTCTATCCTTCCTTGTGGGTTCCCTAGTGATTATATTGATGAAAAGGGTGAAGGTGGAAGCATTTTAACTATTGCGTTTCATACAATTGAGAGTCACAACATTAAACAATTTTTTTCTCTTGAATCAGTTATTGTcatgaaaaatattatttcagACACTGTCACCAGTATAAAAGATGCCGTGTTGTATAATAATTACACTAACAATTGGCAGTATAATTGA